DNA sequence from the Epinephelus moara isolate mb chromosome 3, YSFRI_EMoa_1.0, whole genome shotgun sequence genome:
TCCTTGTATTCTTCTCGTGTTTTGTAAACTGGCTATGCTTCCAACAGCAACAAATATAAGTGCAGAAGATATATGTCATTTACAGCATTTTCCCTGACTCAGACATTTAGCCGTATTTATTTGTGCCAGAGTAAACAGCTGAAGAAATCATTCTTACAAAccccactgaaaaaaaaaaaatccaactggACCAAAAGGTCATCGTCCGATGGCTCATTACCTGGAAAACAAAACCcacttttgtttatttaacttaGTTCACAGAGGAGctattaaagtaaaatattaacTAAAATGAAAAGTCTTTCTTAAGGACTCATATAAAGTCATATGATTTATGTTATGATTCATACATTATCTGTTAACTTGAGCAATGTGATAATGGAACGTAGAAAGTAGTGAGACCGACAGTCACTGAGCTCAGGCTCCAGAGTGTGTATTTTCGGAGCAAAGGGCCCCTGGAGAAGTGGGCTTTTGTTTTCGGGATAATGGCCTCTTGGACTATGAGCTTTTGGCCCAATAGGACATAATTCAAACTACTGGGGTTTTGGAATAATGGTCCtttggaccaatgggcagtcccTGTGGAGAGAGGCCACAGCTACCTCTGCATGAGCTGTGTGGTCAGCGAGACGTCACCACTACACTGATGGAAAGGTAACCCAGCTTTTGGACCTATTTCTTAGAAGGTCCATCTCCAGTGCAGCATAGCTTTACTCGGTGTGGCcaagagtgacaatggaaaaaagGTGTAAGAGGATATGGGCGGCGAGGACCCTCCAGGACCTCAGCTGCTGAGAGCAAACAGCATCTGATGGTGCCTACATGAGCAACACTGAACAAATATAATTAGCAATAAGAGAAGATTCTTGAGATGCTTGCTCTCGATGACACAACACGGCCCATTGTTTGAAACAGGTGCAGCTCACAGATAGATCGCACTAATAATAGCAGCTCTAAAGGCTATTATTAAACACAAGTCAATCAACATATCCAGCAGCAGACCTCATGTCATAACACATAACACTTCCTCTCGGAGAAGTTAACCCTGATATGAAAAAGCAGTTAAACTTTATGACCCTGATTTACTCTAATTTAAAGACTGCTTTGTTTGTGGAGGAACAGATGGGATTATCAGCCGACTACTACAACAGCCATGTGGCGGCTGTGTTGTTGTATGTTTGTCCCTGTGATTTAGCTACCTGGTATTATTAAACCCTTTGTAGTCCAAAAAAGCTACCCACTGATTGCTTAACTGGATTATGGAGCAGGCAACAGCAGTAATAATGGACAAGTTAAGCCCAGTGATGCTCGGAGGGAGGCTGAGCGTATAAAAAGGCAGCTCGACCGATGCAGACCGCACTCTCCACTCTCCCTGACACACTCTACCAAGCTCCCAGACAACTGAGAAGAGGTAAGACTTCATGTtcatggatggatgaatggatggaaagGTGGATGCCTGAACATAGTGGTGATCAAATACAGCTGTTGCCTGTAGCCCATTTGGGGCATGATTTTACTTTGTGATTAGGAAACACTGATGAGAAAAAACTACATGGGCTCATACTTGAatgattatattatatatagttGTGCTTCAGTGAGTAATATTACACCTTGAAGTTAGGCAGAAATGGCACTATGTAGTCTTTCACAGGCCATTATACAGCATATAAATAGGGGTTGCAAACATTTCtacaacagacagacatatgTGAAATAGATGTACATGCTTGTTTAAAGCTAGTGTCAATGTATCAGGCGGCTATAGGTGGTCAAAGTATGGCTGCTGTAGATTAAATCAGCCTAAATGACTGCGGGTTTGCAGGTAAATGTGCTAATCTCCCAAAATTCAGCTTGTTAATTAGTAGAGAATTGCAACCCTGATGCTGAGCTACAAGCACAGGCAGATACTGGTGAAATCATTTCACTATGCACGGATACAAGAAACAGTTCATCGGTTAGTTTTGGAGGAGATGGGACATCCAGCAATGATTGTGCTAGACTGAGCAATAATAAGAACAGAGCATGTATCCATTAATCCATCAATAATTGTATAATATAAAATGATCAAAAGACAGGAATGAGTCATAATTTACTTCATTAGTATTTAGATTAGCTGCTGAACGATCACAGGTGCGGATTTTCTGGATATTTCACAGCTGTTAGCCAATCAGAATTGAGGAATGCATCTGTTGTGTACCTCTCTATGCACATGTAGCCTTTCTTCCTGTATCCACACAGTTATATGGTTCCTTTAGGACCACACAAGTCACATCAGGCTTTAAGTTGGGGCAGGACAGCTGTATGTACTGAGAACTGAACAattaagcttttatttaatgtaCCAATTTACCAATTTTAATGATTTAGTAGAACGCCAGGACGAGACCAGACAGTCGGAAAATACCTGACAGTAAATTAAAGACTCATCAAACCCCACTTACGGCTCTCCAGTTAAGTTTGAAATCTCTAATTAGCCACAATTAATCAGATGCTTACAGGTCTCATAAAGTCTCTGTAATAATCCTTGTTACAGAGCTATAGAGGGCTAAAGTTAGGTTAGTGTCTCATTAAGTCCAGGAATACTGCAGCAAGTTACTGAATGGGTTTTATCCATTTAACTGTCCTGGAATAATCCAAACAGGCATCAGCTTTGGCACTGCTGTTACATTTGAGGGGATCACATTGTGACATAATCATGAGTGTCGTGTAAATCTGGCCCTGGAGTTCGGCAtgaggcctgtgtgtgtgtgggacaggGGGTCAGTTAGCAGATACAGAATAAAGGATAAGCCAGGAGCCCTTACACTGATGGTGTAATCTTATCGCGAGGGATTAACCTTCTGTaccctgaaaacaaaacattgctCCAGCTGCTACAAAAGCTGACAGGTCGTGAAGGATCAGTGTCTTAATCACAACATCTGACTGATACTGTGACCTTTTGATAACCTGAAGTcaattttgtctcatttttttcccaacagaacaCCTCCAAAGATCTTCCAGAGATGGCAAAGTAAGAGTTGTTTTCCTTTTGCTATTCCCTTTTTATCCCCCAAAGGAAGTTCTCTTACTTCAATCTCACCAGTTTACTTTAAAGTTAGTCAGATAGTCGGAGAGACTCATTTCTTTTGTTCAAAAAAGGTGAAACACTGACTTCAAAACCTGCAATCACTTTTAAAACTGTACTCAGAGTTGCAGGCTTTGACCCGGGGTCAGCCAACTCCTAAAAGTAATGAGTAGTTTTAAAGTATTTATTTAAGGTTTGCAAAGGCTTAGTCGGTTGATGCGTCGGTTCAAATGCGGTCTGAGATGGTACCGCAGGTAATCAGCCAATCTGGATCCGTGCCAAACCATTTGTAGCTCCCTTACCTGGGCCAGCCTCTCAATCCGGGCGCGATGAGGTAAAGCTGCTCCACACTTAGCTGTTCCTAACTGGATAAAAGAGAAAAGGATTACTAGTCCTTCTGCTGCCTGCAAAGGAACATACATCACCTTCAGAGTCTAAAACTAATCATTATTGTATCTGCCCAGTCCAGACAGTAGCTCTGTCTGGGTTTTTAAATCAGACATAAATAGTCTTAAAGTGgtgtttctcctcttttttccaCAGGGTTTTCAAGAAGACCAGTGGAAACGGAGGGGTGAGCTACACTTGCTGATTTGTCTTGAGTTAAAACACACTTGGAAACAAACTTACTGTCAATAAGCTCTGAAACACTCAACTGGTTTCACTTTATTCTGCCTCACAGCTGACCCTCTACCTGGGGAAGAGAGACTATGTGGACCACGTGAAGGAAGTGGACAAAGTTGGTACGTTTCGTCGCcttcagtgagtgtgtgtctgcatatgtgtgtaGCTGCGTAATATAATATTTTCTGTCAACCTTTTCAGATGGTGTTGTCAAGCTGGACCCAGCAGACTTTGGAGACAGGAAAGGTAACATCTAAAAAGATCCACTTTCCTTCAAAACCCTCCCAAGTCGAGTCATTAAGAATTTGTAACGAAATACTGAATCGACTATTATGTGTTGACAGTGTTCGTGCAGCTGGCATGTGCCTTCCGCTACGGCAGCGACGACCTGGATGTGATGGGTCTGTGCTTCAGGAAGGACATCTGGATCCAACACGTCCAGATCTACCCTGAGTGCCACAAGCCCACTCTGACCCCCATGCACGACACCCTGCTGAAGAAGGCTGGAGACAACTCACACCCTTTCACTTTCGAAGTACGACAACATGTTTAGAGTGTACAAAATACAATGAAACAATTTGCCATCCTCAAATTCCGTCGACAACttgacattgtttttttaattcataatCATTTGGGGACTAAAAAAAcattcttctttttatttttagattccCACTGACCTGCCATGCTCAGTGTCTCTGCAGCCTGGACCAGATGACAAGGGGAAGGTAAAACTCGTGTTAATCTGCACCACTCACCTCCCCGTATCTTACACCCTTTAGGCAAGTGTGTCTAATGTCGCCACTGGTCATTgtaatggttttatttttgtttcacagGCCTGTGGTGTCGACTTCGAGGTCAAAACTTACCTTGCCAAGGAAAAGTGCAGCCCTGATGAGAAGATTGAAAAGAAGTGAGCATGCTTTCATTTTGTTCACCATCACATCTCACCTTTCAGCTGTTTCACTATTCTGACTAACTAACACTTCCTCTACTCCATCTTTCTGTCCCTCCTCTGTCCCACTCCACCCCACAGGGACACAGCTCGCCTTATCATTCGTAAAATCCAGTACGCCCCCTCTCAGGTGGGCGCCGGGCCCAAGGCTGACCTCTGCAAAAGCTTCATGATGTCCGACAAGCCTGTTCACGTAGAAGCTTCAATGGAGAAAGATGTACAGTAGCAAAACTAAACTGATTAAAGTGTCATGTATCAGCTAGTCTAAGGGTTGATGTTTCTAGACTGAGTTTGAATGCCACCATCTTCCACCTTTAACTGGTTGTTTCCTGGTTTTGACCACAGCTCTACTTCCATGGCGAATCAATCccaatcaaaatcaaaatcaacaACGAGAGCAACAAAACCGTCAAGAAATTCAAAATCACTGGTGGGTACCTCTGAAAACACTTTCATATAGATTTAATATGACTGTTACTAAGAGCACAACATAATCATCCATTTCCTTCTTCTCACAGTGGACCAAACCACGGACATCGTCCTCTACTCGGCAGACAAATACACTAAGACTGTTCTCACCCAAGAGTTTTCGTAAGTGGACAGATAACTGACGGCAAATGTCAAGCATCAAGTGTGCAGCTTGGTATGTTGACGTATGGGTTTGTGCTTTATCCTTCACAGAGAGACAGTAGAGCCCAACAGCACCTACGAGAACACTCTGAGCATCACCCCGCTGCTGTCTGAAAACAAGGAGAAGAGAGGACTCGCACTGGATGGACGACTCAAGGATGAGGACACTAACTTGGCCTccaccagtgtgtgagtgcacaaCCACAGCAGACAGAATCAAAGGGGAACTAcgaacattttcaaaatgaaaacatgtcattCCCATGGTCTCAGACAGTCCAAAAAGACTAGTAAACACGAACAACTCTCTACCAAATCCAAAAagtagagtgctaaaactcaaatctTTATacattatgacatcacaagtttgagactcaCTTCTCTGgcttctggctttgagagagagtagctcatcaATTCTTAAtataggtggtgttcccctttaagtatGACTTGTGTGGAATTCATGCAGCTCATTTGCATCGCTGCATGTCCATAATATCTtataacagttttaaaaaagacactTAACTGAATTAAACCTCCCAATCTCTCAAATCCAAATACCTCCTCTCTGCAGGCTGCGACCGGGATTAGAAAAAGAAGTGTTGGGAATCTTGGTTTCCTACAAGGTTAAAATTAACCTCATGGTGGCCGGAGGAGGGTAAGCATCCTTTTTTTTGTGTACGGAAAATGcatcattgttgttttttaaagattaaaattaaCTCAAACTCTGTCTTGTCTTTCTGTAGCCTGCTGGGCGGCCTCACTGCCA
Encoded proteins:
- the arr3a gene encoding arrestin 3a, retinal (X-arrestin); protein product: MAKVFKKTSGNGGLTLYLGKRDYVDHVKEVDKVDGVVKLDPADFGDRKVFVQLACAFRYGSDDLDVMGLCFRKDIWIQHVQIYPECHKPTLTPMHDTLLKKAGDNSHPFTFEIPTDLPCSVSLQPGPDDKGKACGVDFEVKTYLAKEKCSPDEKIEKKDTARLIIRKIQYAPSQVGAGPKADLCKSFMMSDKPVHVEASMEKDLYFHGESIPIKIKINNESNKTVKKFKITVDQTTDIVLYSADKYTKTVLTQEFSETVEPNSTYENTLSITPLLSENKEKRGLALDGRLKDEDTNLASTSVLRPGLEKEVLGILVSYKVKINLMVAGGGLLGGLTASDVTVELPLLLMHPKPEE